The Gemmata palustris genome includes a region encoding these proteins:
- a CDS encoding 4a-hydroxytetrahydrobiopterin dehydratase has product MSVSAAELTAKKCTACEGDTPAFTKDQITEHLTAVPEWKLTEDGKSIRRKYKFKDFVTAMAFLQKVAVLAEEEEHHPDLHLTGYKNVAIELSTHAIGGLSANDFIVAAKIDKLPV; this is encoded by the coding sequence ATGAGCGTATCCGCCGCCGAGTTGACCGCCAAGAAGTGTACCGCGTGCGAGGGCGATACCCCGGCCTTTACCAAAGATCAAATCACCGAGCACCTCACCGCCGTACCGGAGTGGAAACTCACCGAGGACGGAAAATCGATCCGCCGCAAGTATAAATTCAAAGACTTCGTGACCGCGATGGCGTTCTTGCAGAAGGTCGCGGTGCTGGCCGAAGAGGAAGAGCACCACCCGGACCTACACCTGACCGGGTACAAGAACGTCGCGATCGAACTCAGCACGCACGCCATCGGCGGGCTGTCCGCGAACGACTTCATCGTGGCCGCGAAGATTGACAAACTGCCGGTGTAA
- a CDS encoding ABC transporter ATP-binding protein, whose product MSVIETVELRKSYGRLEALKGVSLRVEKGQIYGLLGQNGAGKTTLIKILLGIVRLTDGEASLLGAPAGAASARRRVGYLPEDHAFPGYHTGYSLMDFYGSLYGMAASERKKRIPETLELVGIAGRMHSKIKAYSKGMKQRLGIACAMMHEPDLIVLDEPTDGVDPMGRREIREVMAQLKARGHTIFLNSHLLGEVELVCDRVAILQQGKLVREGTIAELTQTKGTFVIGLMPGQTFPVDAVIKFGFAVRPLADQPGLFEVTLSGGQTIEPVMKQLFERGLTPTHVVEKKQSLEDVFMTTVEGAEPGVDRKPRRGAARPVGGRD is encoded by the coding sequence GTGTCGGTGATCGAGACGGTGGAGCTTCGCAAGTCTTACGGCCGGCTCGAAGCCCTCAAGGGTGTTTCGCTCCGCGTCGAGAAGGGTCAGATCTACGGTCTGCTGGGCCAGAACGGTGCCGGCAAGACCACACTCATCAAGATCCTGCTCGGCATCGTGCGGCTCACCGACGGTGAGGCGTCGCTGCTCGGCGCACCGGCCGGCGCCGCGTCGGCGCGCCGGCGGGTCGGGTACCTGCCCGAGGACCATGCGTTCCCCGGGTACCACACCGGCTATTCGCTGATGGACTTCTACGGCAGCCTCTACGGGATGGCGGCTTCGGAGCGGAAGAAGCGCATCCCCGAGACACTCGAACTGGTCGGGATCGCGGGGCGGATGCACTCCAAGATCAAGGCGTATTCGAAGGGCATGAAACAGCGGCTCGGTATCGCTTGCGCGATGATGCACGAGCCGGACCTGATCGTTCTCGACGAGCCGACCGACGGCGTGGACCCGATGGGCCGGCGCGAGATCCGCGAGGTCATGGCGCAGCTCAAGGCGCGCGGGCACACCATTTTCTTGAATTCGCACCTCCTCGGCGAAGTGGAACTGGTGTGCGACCGCGTCGCGATCCTGCAACAGGGGAAACTGGTCCGCGAGGGAACGATCGCGGAACTGACCCAGACGAAGGGCACGTTCGTCATCGGGCTGATGCCCGGGCAGACGTTCCCGGTGGACGCGGTCATCAAGTTCGGGTTCGCCGTGCGCCCGCTCGCGGACCAGCCGGGGCTGTTCGAGGTCACGCTGTCCGGCGGGCAGACGATCGAGCCGGTAATGAAGCAATTGTTCGAGCGCGGGCTGACTCCGACGCACGTCGTCGAGAAGAAGCAGTCGCTCGAAGACGTGTTCATGACGACCGTGGAAGGGGCCGAACCCGGTGTCGATCGCAAACCGCGGCGCGGGGCCGCCCGCCCGGTCGGGGGGAGGGACTGA
- a CDS encoding 5-oxoprolinase subunit B family protein, whose translation MKLAPLGDQAVLVHHADEPTAVEFANRVRAANPAWLFDVVPAYASVGVFFDADRTGTTDVIAWLEALVRAEPTPSDQSPALAPRHFAIPVCYEMQLDLARVSEHTGLPPDEVIRLHTATTYTVYAIGFVPGFPYLGYLPQELCGVGRLPSPRVRVEPRSVGLTARQTGIYPLARPGGWNLIGRTPLTIVDVASGFFPLRVGDAVRFERIDEQRYRELEGERLSTETK comes from the coding sequence ATGAAACTCGCGCCCCTCGGTGACCAAGCGGTGTTGGTGCACCACGCGGACGAACCGACCGCGGTCGAGTTCGCGAACCGCGTGCGCGCGGCGAACCCGGCGTGGTTGTTCGATGTGGTGCCGGCCTACGCCAGCGTCGGCGTCTTCTTCGACGCGGACCGAACCGGCACAACGGACGTCATCGCATGGTTGGAAGCACTGGTTCGTGCCGAGCCCACACCTTCCGATCAGTCCCCGGCGCTCGCGCCCCGGCACTTCGCGATTCCCGTCTGCTACGAGATGCAGCTCGATTTAGCGCGCGTGTCCGAGCACACCGGGCTGCCTCCGGACGAGGTCATCCGGCTACACACCGCGACCACCTACACCGTGTACGCGATCGGGTTCGTGCCAGGGTTCCCGTACCTAGGGTACTTGCCGCAAGAATTGTGTGGCGTGGGGCGCTTGCCGAGTCCGCGTGTGCGTGTGGAACCCAGAAGCGTGGGTCTGACGGCCCGACAGACGGGCATTTACCCGCTCGCGCGCCCGGGGGGGTGGAACCTCATCGGGCGCACGCCACTCACGATCGTGGACGTCGCGAGCGGTTTCTTCCCGCTCCGCGTAGGCGACGCGGTGCGGTTCGAGCGAATTGATGAACAGCGGTATCGCGAACTGGAAGGCGAGCGGCTTTCGACAGAGACGAAATGA
- a CDS encoding YciI family protein — MKYAALIEYSQDKALVESHRPAHRAYLTSLIEKNQLFASGPTEDGYGALIIYEADSPEGVEALMKADPFHAAGVFLKWTVRPWKMVFFNANLAPKA, encoded by the coding sequence GTGAAATACGCAGCCCTGATCGAATACAGCCAGGACAAGGCGCTCGTCGAATCGCACCGCCCCGCACACCGGGCGTACCTGACGAGCCTCATCGAGAAGAACCAGCTCTTCGCGTCCGGCCCGACGGAAGACGGATACGGCGCGCTCATCATCTACGAGGCCGATTCACCGGAAGGGGTCGAGGCGCTGATGAAGGCCGACCCGTTCCACGCCGCGGGGGTGTTCCTGAAGTGGACCGTCCGCCCGTGGAAGATGGTGTTCTTCAACGCGAACCTCGCTCCGAAGGCGTGA
- a CDS encoding 2Fe-2S iron-sulfur cluster-binding protein, with translation MSKLTVEGVGSFEVPADKRLVLALVDEAGVDQLHACGGRAACTTCRVEFVAGEPDQMTEAEKTVLAAKGLTGVRLSCQIACTADMTVRCVSRFAGSGRKNSGARPADAIEPPPVWVAK, from the coding sequence ATGTCCAAACTGACCGTTGAAGGAGTCGGATCGTTCGAGGTGCCCGCCGACAAGCGCCTCGTACTCGCGCTCGTGGACGAAGCCGGCGTCGATCAGTTGCACGCCTGCGGCGGGAGGGCCGCATGTACGACGTGCCGGGTCGAATTCGTGGCCGGCGAACCGGACCAGATGACGGAGGCCGAAAAGACGGTCCTGGCCGCGAAGGGACTGACCGGCGTGCGACTGAGTTGCCAGATCGCGTGTACCGCGGACATGACCGTGCGGTGCGTGAGCCGGTTCGCGGGCAGCGGCCGGAAGAACTCCGGTGCGCGCCCGGCGGACGCCATCGAGCCACCGCCGGTGTGGGTCGCGAAATGA
- a CDS encoding DUF6580 family putative transport protein, whose protein sequence is MAAPTPRPASPYYKPMTLALAGVGLALTALLTLTFAQLPTEYSMWNASVIGALALFTAGRLGFWPGVGVTALAIALKDVCLYFTAAWWQPYPLSWVYFTGYVVMGWAFLQRSESISRIMTVALGSGLLFFFASNFVSWLEKALPQYEHSLAGLIDCYVSAIPFYRGTFVGDVAFSAAFFSAHAVLSRVYFPAERVNAAPEQVGATENNW, encoded by the coding sequence ATGGCCGCGCCAACGCCCCGACCCGCTTCGCCCTACTACAAACCGATGACGCTCGCGCTCGCCGGGGTGGGACTGGCACTCACCGCGCTGCTCACGCTGACGTTCGCTCAGTTGCCCACGGAATACAGCATGTGGAACGCCTCGGTGATCGGGGCACTCGCTCTGTTCACCGCGGGGCGCCTGGGCTTCTGGCCCGGCGTCGGGGTGACCGCCCTGGCCATCGCGCTGAAGGACGTGTGCCTCTATTTCACCGCGGCTTGGTGGCAGCCGTACCCCCTCTCGTGGGTGTACTTCACCGGGTATGTGGTGATGGGCTGGGCGTTCCTCCAGCGGTCCGAGTCGATCAGCCGCATCATGACTGTGGCACTCGGGTCCGGGTTGCTGTTCTTTTTCGCCAGCAACTTCGTGAGCTGGTTGGAAAAAGCGCTACCCCAATACGAGCATTCGCTCGCCGGACTCATTGATTGCTACGTTTCGGCGATTCCGTTCTACCGGGGCACGTTTGTCGGCGACGTCGCGTTCAGCGCGGCGTTTTTCAGTGCCCATGCGGTGCTGAGCCGGGTGTACTTCCCCGCGGAGCGAGTGAACGCCGCCCCTGAACAAGTTGGTGCCACGGAGAACAACTGGTGA
- a CDS encoding DUF697 domain-containing protein translates to MKSDDDDFRIGVPGLGRAAIAPTLASPPVVRQETDEAAPELRPGETELGRPPQVPSDLAPLSTHDLAALKLLDDEQAARDIAEAELLLASDPTGLGWLGWFGSPLAFAFMLGMTGVIGIFLFNQTASLLQTLAAQPEWAQYVGYTGLGLFGACVLYSFIRLMVLYVRLRENRQLRVKGIKELSNRTRLRWLAAAKSTEARNQIETYLRTYPIDTEKDRRALAKLGITDEAIARLKSVRTELLDHDRFASTEQWFARFRDAFQSVIDEAADGRTKYWASRIWVVTAVAPNTVVDSGATLFYTFSMLSDLCQLYNLRAGRAGTAVLMGRTFFNAYLAGQGTEWEKLAEDQYDQLFNEAMNAVGVGVSANVVGKIVGKVGAKVTTGYLNRVLLIRLGRYATRLLRPVTKD, encoded by the coding sequence ATGAAGTCCGATGACGACGACTTCCGAATCGGCGTGCCGGGCTTGGGGCGTGCGGCAATTGCACCGACCCTCGCGTCGCCGCCGGTGGTTCGCCAAGAAACAGACGAAGCGGCCCCGGAATTGCGCCCGGGCGAAACCGAACTCGGCCGCCCGCCGCAAGTTCCATCCGACCTCGCACCGCTTTCTACGCACGATCTCGCCGCGCTGAAATTGCTCGACGACGAACAGGCCGCGCGCGACATTGCAGAGGCCGAGTTGCTCCTCGCCTCCGACCCGACCGGTCTCGGGTGGCTGGGCTGGTTCGGGTCGCCGCTCGCGTTCGCGTTCATGCTCGGGATGACCGGCGTGATCGGGATCTTCCTGTTCAACCAGACCGCGTCGCTGCTCCAGACGCTCGCGGCTCAACCAGAGTGGGCACAGTACGTCGGCTATACCGGCCTCGGGCTCTTCGGCGCGTGCGTGCTGTACTCGTTCATTCGGCTCATGGTGCTGTACGTTCGGCTCCGCGAGAACCGACAATTGCGCGTGAAGGGCATCAAAGAGTTATCGAACCGCACGCGACTCCGGTGGCTCGCCGCGGCCAAGTCCACGGAAGCACGAAACCAGATCGAGACCTATCTCCGAACGTACCCGATCGATACCGAGAAGGACCGCCGGGCGCTCGCGAAGCTCGGCATCACGGACGAAGCGATAGCTCGACTGAAGTCGGTGCGCACGGAACTGCTCGATCACGATCGGTTCGCGTCCACGGAGCAATGGTTCGCTCGGTTCCGCGATGCCTTTCAGAGCGTGATCGACGAAGCCGCGGACGGGCGCACGAAATACTGGGCGAGCCGCATCTGGGTAGTAACGGCCGTGGCCCCGAACACGGTCGTCGATTCGGGCGCAACCCTGTTCTACACGTTCTCGATGCTCTCGGATCTATGCCAGCTTTACAACCTGCGTGCCGGGCGCGCGGGCACCGCGGTGCTGATGGGGCGCACGTTCTTCAATGCGTATCTGGCGGGCCAGGGGACCGAGTGGGAGAAACTCGCGGAAGACCAGTACGACCAACTGTTCAACGAAGCGATGAACGCGGTCGGCGTGGGCGTGAGTGCAAACGTGGTCGGGAAGATCGTGGGCAAGGTCGGCGCGAAGGTGACGACGGGTTACCTGAACCGCGTGCTACTCATCCGCCTCGGCCGCTACGCAACGCGACTCCTGCGCCCAGTGACAAAGGATTAG
- a CDS encoding ABC transporter ATP-binding protein, translating to MADDATELVVETQHLTKIYQNRQIALNDVSLSIEPGCVLGLLGPNGAGKTTFLRLILGLHRPTAGWAKVFKQTMSPNAADLRRRIGYIPTNPQFPKGMTPIVYLDYIARLFGLPADVRKPRLATLIRAVDLLPHSGDSIAHFTPGMTARLAVAASLINEPDLLIWDEPTHGLDIEARRSMLELIKSLAAEKTLIISSHNLSDVDEVCNHACVLNKGQMIFHGSLQDLKGRIRKNHYELDLDGEQKAITKSVQVIRAMKDVTHAVLRLRRLEVKLGDETPNALVLAQIFQTLADHKITLITVRSVGMQTEQAYLDLVEREESRGFARLYKDVEAA from the coding sequence GTGGCGGACGACGCGACCGAGTTGGTGGTCGAGACTCAACACCTGACGAAGATCTACCAAAACCGGCAGATCGCGCTGAACGACGTGTCCCTCTCCATCGAGCCGGGGTGCGTCCTCGGTCTGCTCGGTCCCAACGGAGCGGGCAAGACGACGTTCCTGCGTCTGATCCTCGGACTACACCGCCCGACGGCGGGGTGGGCGAAGGTGTTCAAGCAGACCATGTCGCCGAACGCGGCCGACTTGCGGCGCCGGATCGGGTACATCCCCACGAACCCGCAGTTCCCTAAAGGGATGACGCCGATCGTCTACCTGGACTACATCGCGCGCCTCTTCGGGCTGCCCGCGGACGTGCGGAAGCCCCGGCTCGCCACGCTCATTCGCGCGGTGGACCTGCTGCCGCACTCCGGCGATTCCATCGCGCACTTCACGCCGGGGATGACGGCCCGGCTCGCGGTCGCGGCCAGCCTCATCAACGAGCCCGATCTCCTGATCTGGGACGAACCGACGCACGGCCTCGATATCGAGGCACGCCGGTCGATGCTGGAACTCATCAAGTCGCTCGCGGCGGAAAAAACACTCATCATCAGCAGCCACAACTTGAGTGACGTCGACGAGGTGTGTAATCACGCCTGCGTTCTGAATAAAGGGCAGATGATCTTCCACGGGAGCCTGCAAGACCTCAAGGGACGCATCCGCAAGAACCACTACGAACTCGATCTGGACGGCGAACAGAAGGCGATCACGAAGAGCGTGCAGGTGATCCGCGCGATGAAGGACGTGACGCACGCGGTTCTGCGGCTCCGCCGATTGGAAGTGAAGCTCGGGGACGAAACGCCCAACGCCCTCGTTCTGGCCCAAATCTTCCAGACGCTCGCGGACCACAAGATCACGCTGATTACCGTGCGCAGTGTCGGGATGCAGACGGAGCAGGCTTATTTGGATCTGGTCGAGCGAGAAGAGAGTCGCGGGTTCGCGCGCTTGTACAAGGACGTAGAAGCGGCGTAG
- a CDS encoding ABC transporter permease, producing the protein MLQFIAILKDSFREAVDGFVIYAMLVMSALVIALLGSISFTPEPPKEALDQIVKQFPLVFPDKGLSRAITPSFENSFSAADVQPAAGGYKLRVAVSAQRKGVKDDPVEMAGGKSDKPAGDSFRETVLLWSRPAERVKDVEAKGQKIQLAQPGSTSIADQRAVPDDLLCDFIKNQFAIHAGMSATVTRVMAGVEEPRYEFDVTTTGGSAVRGWPHKVSLFFGAWTLPVPFNLGSTLFWIQDRLVNGLGAVLALLISIVITAFFIPNMLRKGSIDLLISKPIGRSQLLVYKYIGGLTFMFLVTTFTVGGVWLVLALRSGVWDPKFLVVIPVLTFTFAILYAVSTFAAVFTRSAIVSILLSVGFAFFLYVVGQVKSVFDAIKTDEKTKNELPEWSFTLVDTLNNILPRYKDLDKLTTKVLSEGTLTPAELRMRALDLIDYPSWGGTFGVSLAFIVLMLALSCWRLSRRDY; encoded by the coding sequence GTGTTGCAATTTATCGCCATCCTGAAGGACTCGTTCCGCGAAGCGGTGGACGGGTTCGTCATTTACGCGATGCTCGTGATGTCCGCCCTGGTCATCGCCCTTTTGGGGAGCATCTCCTTCACCCCGGAGCCGCCCAAAGAGGCGCTCGATCAGATCGTCAAGCAGTTCCCCCTGGTGTTCCCGGACAAGGGGCTCAGCCGGGCGATCACCCCGTCGTTCGAGAACTCCTTCAGCGCCGCCGACGTTCAACCGGCCGCGGGCGGGTACAAGTTGCGCGTGGCCGTCAGCGCGCAGCGCAAGGGGGTGAAGGACGATCCGGTGGAGATGGCCGGTGGCAAGTCCGACAAGCCCGCGGGCGACTCGTTCCGCGAAACCGTTCTCCTGTGGAGCCGGCCCGCGGAGCGCGTAAAGGACGTGGAGGCAAAGGGGCAGAAGATCCAGTTGGCCCAACCCGGGAGCACCTCGATTGCGGACCAGCGCGCGGTTCCCGACGATTTGCTATGTGACTTCATCAAGAACCAGTTCGCGATCCACGCGGGCATGAGCGCGACTGTTACGCGCGTGATGGCCGGGGTGGAGGAGCCGCGGTACGAGTTCGACGTCACCACCACCGGGGGCAGCGCCGTTCGCGGGTGGCCGCACAAGGTCAGCCTGTTCTTCGGGGCCTGGACTCTGCCCGTCCCGTTCAACCTGGGCTCGACACTGTTCTGGATTCAGGACCGGCTGGTGAACGGCCTCGGTGCGGTACTCGCGCTGCTCATCAGCATCGTCATTACCGCGTTCTTCATCCCGAACATGCTCCGCAAGGGGAGCATCGACCTGCTGATTTCCAAACCCATCGGGCGCAGCCAGTTGCTCGTCTACAAGTACATTGGCGGGCTGACGTTCATGTTCCTGGTTACGACGTTCACGGTCGGCGGCGTGTGGCTCGTTCTCGCGCTACGGAGCGGGGTGTGGGATCCGAAGTTCCTGGTCGTCATCCCCGTGCTGACGTTCACGTTCGCCATCCTGTACGCCGTGTCCACGTTCGCCGCCGTGTTCACGCGCAGCGCGATCGTTTCCATACTGCTCTCGGTCGGGTTCGCGTTCTTCTTGTACGTCGTCGGACAAGTGAAATCCGTCTTCGATGCGATCAAAACCGACGAGAAAACCAAGAACGAGCTTCCGGAGTGGTCGTTCACGCTCGTCGATACGCTGAACAACATCCTGCCGCGCTACAAGGATTTGGACAAACTCACGACCAAGGTGCTCTCGGAAGGTACGCTCACGCCGGCCGAGCTGCGCATGCGGGCGCTCGATTTGATCGACTACCCTTCGTGGGGCGGCACTTTCGGAGTATCGCTGGCCTTCATCGTGCTGATGTTGGCGCTGTCGTGCTGGCGCCTGAGCCGCCGAGATTACTAA
- the pyrE gene encoding orotate phosphoribosyltransferase, which translates to MSARDRLKELFRERALQFGDFTLASGKKSTYYVNSKKVLFHAEAITLLGDLLFDATRDLDFQAIGGLEVGAIPMAAAALTAFHRNGRHLEGFFVRKKVKEHGGKEQLEGQVNAGDKVVVIDDVLTTGGSVVQAIEAVEAKGATVARVVCICDRLQGAREALAKYDFRPLFTIRDFGIEPPKA; encoded by the coding sequence ATGTCAGCCCGCGATCGACTCAAGGAACTGTTCCGCGAACGCGCCCTCCAGTTCGGCGATTTCACGCTCGCGTCCGGGAAGAAGAGCACCTACTACGTGAACTCGAAGAAGGTGCTCTTCCACGCGGAAGCGATCACGCTCTTAGGCGACCTCCTGTTCGACGCAACGCGCGATCTCGATTTCCAGGCCATCGGCGGGCTGGAAGTCGGCGCGATCCCGATGGCGGCGGCGGCGCTGACGGCGTTCCACCGCAACGGGCGGCATTTGGAGGGTTTCTTCGTCCGCAAGAAGGTGAAGGAGCACGGCGGAAAGGAGCAGCTCGAAGGGCAGGTCAATGCGGGCGACAAGGTGGTCGTGATTGACGACGTACTGACCACCGGCGGGAGCGTGGTTCAGGCGATCGAGGCGGTCGAAGCGAAGGGCGCGACGGTCGCTCGCGTGGTGTGCATCTGCGACCGGCTTCAGGGCGCGCGGGAGGCGCTCGCGAAGTACGACTTCCGCCCGCTGTTCACCATCCGCGACTTCGGTATCGAACCGCCGAAGGCGTGA
- a CDS encoding DUF6807 family protein, producing MIRALPALALLLTLTAPAPAQKIVVTGGKLDDTNVVVTAKLPAGATAPNAVTLPDGLHTAAQVTDDGKALVFVLPKLKAGETIEVTPTTLNYVKAPPQFKFSEEKDGTTLLAFDGRKVLQYFNLPHDPKDHYYTFKPFHNVYDPATGGTMLTNTSAKTDKDGQFPHHRGLFFGFNKVTYGDKQSADIWHGTNNVFSQHDKMLATEAGEVFGRHRSAISWHGKDGAGIANEERDVTVYATTGGTLIDWSTVLSTKLDKVKLDGDPQHAGFHFRANQEVAKNGKENTYYLRPDGQGKVGETRNWEPKSKDEKTINLPWNACSFVTGGKRYTVVRINHPDNPKETRGSERDYGRFGDYFEYELTPTKPLKLKYRVWVQEGEMTVAGCKSLADAFVNPPETKTTK from the coding sequence ATGATTCGCGCGCTGCCCGCACTCGCCCTGTTGCTCACACTTACTGCCCCCGCGCCCGCCCAGAAGATCGTCGTGACAGGCGGCAAACTGGACGACACGAACGTGGTCGTTACCGCGAAGCTCCCGGCCGGAGCCACCGCACCGAACGCGGTCACGCTGCCGGACGGATTGCACACCGCGGCCCAGGTTACCGACGACGGCAAGGCGCTCGTGTTCGTGCTGCCGAAGCTCAAGGCCGGTGAAACGATCGAAGTCACCCCGACGACGCTGAACTACGTGAAAGCTCCCCCGCAGTTCAAGTTCTCCGAGGAGAAGGACGGCACGACACTACTCGCGTTCGACGGGCGGAAGGTGCTCCAGTATTTCAATTTGCCACACGACCCGAAGGACCACTACTACACGTTCAAGCCGTTCCACAACGTCTACGACCCGGCGACGGGCGGGACGATGCTCACCAACACGTCCGCGAAGACCGACAAGGACGGCCAGTTCCCGCACCACCGCGGGCTGTTCTTCGGCTTCAACAAGGTCACCTACGGCGACAAGCAGTCCGCCGACATCTGGCACGGCACGAACAACGTGTTCTCCCAACACGACAAGATGCTCGCGACCGAAGCGGGCGAAGTGTTCGGTCGGCACCGGTCCGCGATCTCGTGGCACGGCAAGGACGGGGCCGGGATCGCTAACGAGGAACGGGACGTAACCGTCTACGCGACCACCGGCGGCACGCTCATCGACTGGAGCACGGTGCTTTCCACGAAGCTCGATAAGGTCAAGCTCGACGGCGACCCGCAGCACGCGGGGTTCCACTTCCGCGCGAACCAAGAGGTTGCCAAGAACGGCAAGGAGAACACCTACTATCTGCGGCCGGACGGTCAGGGGAAGGTCGGTGAAACGCGGAACTGGGAGCCCAAGAGCAAGGACGAAAAAACGATTAACCTGCCGTGGAACGCTTGCAGCTTCGTGACAGGCGGGAAGCGCTACACGGTCGTCCGCATCAATCACCCGGACAATCCAAAAGAGACCCGTGGAAGCGAGCGCGACTACGGCCGGTTCGGGGACTACTTCGAGTACGAACTGACGCCCACGAAGCCGCTCAAGCTGAAGTACCGCGTGTGGGTGCAAGAGGGCGAAATGACAGTGGCCGGTTGCAAGTCACTGGCCGATGCGTTCGTGAACCCGCCCGAGACGAAAACCACCAAGTAA
- a CDS encoding ABC transporter permease: MSKDKGRKKMDAPPPVVTVRFNKFLPYWAVFQTDLRQTARSWIYRLWVVTMVLAAAGLLLYRVGLHKEAGMFQSAAAQTGDLFRLMILGSLALVVVLAVSSVSSERGTVADSVLSRGISRYQYFLAKWHARLVVVTATFAVLALGVVLASYFLFKDDSQTDLSFGGSCAAVLVVCAILAVIVSWGVTIGALANSTMLGITVFWLVLYGAGFLLTLMPEPWPSPERQLARLKFVLQGQYNPAALTQLLITSFVLCTAAATVGLFGFSKRDV; encoded by the coding sequence ATGTCGAAGGATAAAGGACGAAAGAAGATGGACGCGCCACCGCCGGTCGTCACGGTGCGGTTCAACAAGTTCTTACCGTACTGGGCCGTGTTCCAAACCGACCTGCGGCAAACCGCGCGCAGTTGGATCTACCGCCTTTGGGTGGTGACGATGGTACTCGCGGCGGCGGGGCTGTTGCTCTATCGCGTCGGGCTCCACAAAGAGGCCGGCATGTTCCAGAGTGCCGCGGCCCAAACCGGCGACCTGTTTCGCCTCATGATTTTGGGGAGCCTCGCGCTCGTGGTGGTGCTGGCGGTGTCGAGCGTCAGTTCCGAGCGCGGAACGGTGGCCGATTCGGTGCTGAGTCGCGGAATCAGCCGGTACCAGTATTTCCTGGCGAAGTGGCACGCGCGGTTAGTAGTCGTCACGGCGACGTTCGCGGTGCTCGCGCTCGGGGTGGTTCTGGCGAGCTACTTCCTCTTCAAAGACGACTCGCAAACCGACCTTTCGTTCGGTGGTTCGTGCGCCGCGGTGCTGGTCGTGTGTGCGATCCTCGCGGTGATCGTGTCGTGGGGCGTGACCATCGGGGCACTGGCGAACAGCACGATGCTGGGCATCACGGTGTTCTGGCTCGTGCTGTACGGTGCCGGGTTCCTGCTCACGCTGATGCCCGAACCGTGGCCCTCACCGGAGCGGCAACTGGCCCGCCTGAAGTTCGTCCTCCAGGGGCAGTACAACCCCGCGGCACTCACGCAACTACTCATAACGTCGTTCGTGCTATGCACAGCAGCGGCCACCGTGGGCTTGTTCGGGTTCAGCAAGCGCGACGTGTAA